A single window of Salvia splendens isolate huo1 chromosome 6, SspV2, whole genome shotgun sequence DNA harbors:
- the LOC121809239 gene encoding WAT1-related protein At5g47470-like, with amino-acid sequence MASNKGEVIEEIAVVMGLVSVQFLYAGNAILLSIILKTGVEPSSLIICSTFATFLVLSPLAILFERRKWPSKITYKLVIQLVLLSFGGVTVFQSLFMKGVHLTSPAVATAMPNLAPGLIFFIACAFGLERMDIGCKYSRAKIAGTMLCVLGAVLMSLMQSAPNDHSNTKTPTDFNKQTILGCTYLIAAVFVLSSQVVLQAFTLRDFSAPISMCSITSLLGSMLTALVEVVQDANYWDWNYHLQDLLGYSIVAGGISGMCVSVNAWAMKKRGPVVVSIFNPLGTVISAAISISLGESLAAGSLAGMLVMFSGLYLVLWAKRNESNAKTPNVDHHAADETIVFDIEKPLLT; translated from the exons ATGGCATCAAACAAAGGGGAAGTGATAGAAGAAATTGCTGTGGTGATGGGATTGGTTTCTGTGCAATTCTTGTACGCGGGAAATGCAATTTTGCTGAGCATTATTCTGAAAACAGGAGTCGAACCTTCTTCTCTAATAATATGTTCCACTTTTGCTACTTTTCTTGTGCTCTCTCCTCTTGCAATCCTCTTTGAAAG GAGAAAATGGCCTTCAAAGATCACTTACAAGCTTGTTATACAGTTGGTTTTACTTTCGTTTGGAGG GGTGACAGTGTTTCAGTCGCTGTTCATGAAAGGAGTCCACCTGACCTCACCAGCAGTAGCAACAGCAATGCCAAATCTAGCACCGGGGCTCATCTTTTTCATCGCCTGCGCCTTCGGGTTAGAGAGAATGGACATAGGGTGCAAGTACAGCAGAGCGAAGATAGCTGGGACGATGCTGTGCGTGTTGGGAGCCGTATTGATGAGCCTCATGCAGAGCGCACCCAACGACCATTCCAACACCAAAACTCCCACTGACTTCAACAAACAAACAATCCTGGGTTGCACCTATCTCATTGCTGCTGTTTTTGTTCTCTCCAGCCAAGTTGTGTTGCAGGCTTTCACATTGAGGGATTTTTCAGCACCCATATCAATGTGTTCCATAACCTCGTTGCTAGGTTCGATGTTAACAGCATTAGTGGAGGTTGTCCAAGATGCGAATTACTGGGATTGGAACTACCATCTTCAAGATTTGCTTGGCTACTCCATTGTG GCAGGCGGGATCAGCGGAATGTGTGTAAGCGTGAACGCATGGGCGATGAAGAAAAGAGGTCCGGTTGTGGTCTCCATTTTCAACCCTCTCGGAACTGTTATTTCTGCTGCCATCTCTATCTCATTAGGCGAATCCCTTGCTGCCGGAAG CTTGGCAGGAATGTTGGTGATGTTCAGCGGTCTGTATTTGGTGCTTTGGGCTAAACGAAATGAAAGCAATGCAAAGACTCCCAATGTCGACCACCACGCCGCCGATGAAACTATTGTCTTTGATATTGAGAAGCCACTTttaacttga